The Niallia alba genome includes a window with the following:
- a CDS encoding phosphoadenosine phosphosulfate reductase domain-containing protein: protein MYGREPIYIAMFSGGAASAYVAYLMVQKHGEEKSQLFFTDTLWEHKDNKRFMVEVAEKIGIDIKTVRDGRTPEEVFEDTRFLGNSRLAKCSSDLKVHQTMVYLEELRDNGFEPILYFGIGKHEKRRREGIEALYNHFLLPRNGEEQPVKTVFPLYESNISDDEIKNIITKDWNIRLPEMYYLGFSHANCGGRCVRGGFNHYKHLYETWPSVYIEQEEMESRLREQLGDVTILKRNGKPFTLQEYRKELDKDSEIAKKLVEENDVPCVCHYA, encoded by the coding sequence ATGTATGGTAGAGAACCGATATATATTGCCATGTTTAGCGGTGGTGCTGCAAGTGCTTATGTTGCGTATTTAATGGTACAAAAACATGGTGAGGAAAAATCACAGTTATTTTTTACTGATACTCTTTGGGAACATAAAGATAATAAACGTTTCATGGTGGAAGTAGCAGAAAAAATTGGGATAGATATAAAGACTGTTAGAGATGGGAGAACACCAGAAGAGGTATTTGAGGATACACGTTTTCTTGGGAACTCAAGACTCGCAAAATGCTCATCTGATCTAAAAGTACACCAAACAATGGTCTATCTTGAAGAGCTGCGAGATAATGGATTTGAACCAATACTTTACTTTGGAATTGGTAAACATGAGAAACGGAGACGAGAAGGGATTGAGGCATTATATAATCACTTCCTACTTCCTCGTAATGGAGAGGAACAACCAGTAAAAACGGTATTCCCACTTTATGAAAGTAATATATCAGATGATGAAATAAAAAATATTATTACAAAAGACTGGAATATAAGACTTCCAGAAATGTATTATTTAGGGTTTTCTCACGCAAACTGTGGTGGCAGATGTGTTAGAGGTGGATTCAATCATTATAAGCATTTATATGAAACTTGGCCAAGTGTTTATATTGAACAAGAAGAAATGGAAAGTAGATTAAGAGAGCAACTGGGCGATGTTACTATCCTTAAAAGAAATGGAAAGCCATTTACCTTACAGGAATATCGCAAAGAGTTGGATAAAGACTCTGAAATTGCAAAAAAGTTAGTTGAAGAAAATGATGTACCCTGCGTTTGTCACTATGCCTAA